A region from the Candidatus Binatia bacterium genome encodes:
- a CDS encoding nitroreductase/quinone reductase family protein, translating to MYSKLINAFSATRAGSWIVRNFATKVDPILFRATGGRFTSTGIPTLPMLTLSATGRKSGEPRHVQLAFHQDGDDFLVVASAMGQERHPGWRYNIEADPEVEVQVRGERFSARARVLGEEEKSRLWPQIKKTIPQMDTYETRTERKILVFRLTRRSIEE from the coding sequence GTGTACTCGAAATTGATCAACGCTTTTTCGGCGACACGGGCCGGGTCCTGGATCGTCCGCAACTTTGCTACCAAAGTCGATCCGATCCTTTTCCGTGCGACAGGTGGTCGGTTCACCTCGACCGGAATCCCGACTCTGCCCATGCTGACGCTCTCGGCGACCGGCCGGAAGTCGGGCGAGCCACGGCACGTGCAACTTGCCTTCCATCAAGACGGTGACGACTTCCTGGTCGTTGCAAGTGCCATGGGCCAGGAGCGTCATCCTGGCTGGCGCTATAACATCGAGGCCGACCCTGAGGTGGAGGTGCAGGTGCGCGGAGAGCGTTTTTCGGCCCGGGCTCGTGTCCTCGGCGAAGAAGAAAAAAGCCGACTCTGGCCTCAAATCAAGAAGACGATTCCACAGATGGATACCTACGAAACCCGCACGGAAAGAAAAATCCTCGTCTTCCGCCTCACCCGGCGCAGTATTGAGGAATGA
- a CDS encoding FkbM family methyltransferase — MLLKRTSQKVAGPILAALGSLTLCSLGCSDPATTSGTIPAATPETGIVETDRDVIERGHREKQMAADIEPNEVTATVTRAIARETERIQSLPGRTGILAERWQYSVFAEEVIIRDFFQDRKEGFFLDVGAAWPVYGSNTYYLEKHLGWTGIGIDALADYAPHWAKLRPKSTFLVSLVTDKTGGSGKFFKSAGLGISSTDREHAAGRMFGVDVEPEEISVPMATLNDLLDREGITKVDLVSMDIEGHELKALRGFDIERFQPELLVIEGNRPEVRRYFERRGYEQIDRYLEIDRGNRYFQRKQSAANAQGD, encoded by the coding sequence ATGCTCCTCAAACGCACATCGCAGAAAGTCGCCGGCCCGATTCTCGCCGCGCTTGGTTCGCTGACTCTGTGCAGCTTGGGCTGCTCGGATCCAGCCACCACCTCAGGCACTATTCCTGCCGCCACTCCTGAAACGGGTATTGTGGAAACCGATAGAGACGTGATCGAGCGCGGGCACCGTGAGAAACAGATGGCGGCCGATATCGAACCCAATGAAGTCACGGCGACGGTCACACGGGCGATCGCCCGTGAGACCGAGCGGATTCAATCGCTGCCAGGTCGGACCGGAATTCTCGCCGAACGCTGGCAGTATTCGGTTTTCGCCGAGGAAGTCATCATTCGTGATTTCTTTCAGGACCGGAAAGAGGGTTTCTTCCTGGATGTCGGGGCCGCCTGGCCCGTTTACGGGAGCAACACCTACTATCTCGAAAAGCACCTGGGTTGGACGGGCATCGGTATTGATGCGCTCGCCGACTACGCGCCCCACTGGGCGAAGTTGCGGCCGAAATCGACCTTCCTCGTCTCTCTCGTGACCGACAAAACCGGCGGCAGTGGAAAATTCTTCAAGTCGGCGGGGCTGGGAATTTCCTCGACCGACCGCGAGCATGCCGCTGGTCGAATGTTCGGGGTCGATGTGGAACCCGAGGAGATTTCGGTACCGATGGCCACGTTGAACGATCTCCTTGATCGTGAGGGCATCACGAAGGTGGACCTGGTTTCCATGGATATTGAGGGCCACGAACTCAAGGCACTGCGGGGTTTCGACATCGAACGGTTCCAGCCGGAATTACTCGTGATCGAAGGGAATCGCCCCGAAGTCCGTCGGTACTTCGAGCGTCGCGGCTACGAACAGATCGACCGCTATCTGGAGATAGATCGTGGCAACCGATACTTCCAGCGCAAACAGAGCGCGGCGAACGCGCAGGGGGATTGA
- a CDS encoding sulfatase, producing the protein MRDFISILAFGLFLLGGCTEPPKPPNILLISIDSLRSDHLGAYGYFRDTSPNLDELAEGGARFETAIAPSPWTLPSHVTMMTGRHPAAHGVTTNLRRLGEDIPTLAEALRNAGYATAGFVSGPYLRNVFGYDRGFDLYDQSMADVTPEASRTGISSPQLIAAVRDWLEQHRRNSRHQPFFIFLHLWDVHYDFLPPPPWDSLFDPNYAGSIDGRDIEGLSPDISEQDLAHVVALYDGEIAFTDSQLGVLFDSMEERGLRQDTLIVVTADHGEEFLEHGRIGHAMQVFDESLRVPLIISFPGRIEPGLVIEEQVRLMDLPQTVLGLTGIKAPQIGMPADAPIRSMDLSPWLRDDFLKGSFPELVAFPENRIWGSGRTSVRTSTDKLIRDGALDYYEVFDLGADPEERSKRTGHGDDLARTLFELLELERGWQEWLAATPVDAPFSRIDGGLRAQLEALGYVESEPGTVAPPATNPPGPSKPAPSR; encoded by the coding sequence GTGCGAGATTTCATATCGATCCTGGCCTTTGGCCTCTTTCTGCTCGGTGGATGCACCGAGCCCCCCAAACCACCCAATATCCTACTCATCTCGATCGACAGCCTTCGCAGTGACCATCTGGGGGCCTACGGATACTTTCGTGACACGAGTCCTAATCTCGACGAGCTGGCTGAAGGTGGCGCGCGATTTGAAACAGCGATTGCCCCAAGCCCTTGGACTCTTCCTTCTCATGTCACGATGATGACGGGGAGGCACCCTGCCGCCCACGGAGTGACCACGAACCTGCGCCGACTCGGAGAAGACATACCGACTCTCGCCGAAGCCCTCAGGAACGCAGGGTATGCGACCGCAGGCTTCGTCTCGGGGCCCTACCTGCGGAACGTCTTCGGGTACGACCGTGGCTTTGACCTCTACGACCAATCCATGGCCGACGTTACGCCGGAAGCCTCGCGGACGGGAATTTCCTCTCCCCAGCTGATAGCCGCGGTCCGGGATTGGCTTGAGCAACATCGTCGGAACTCGCGTCACCAGCCGTTCTTCATTTTTCTGCACCTTTGGGATGTGCATTACGACTTCCTTCCTCCGCCCCCTTGGGACAGCCTTTTCGACCCAAACTACGCTGGATCGATCGACGGTCGCGATATCGAGGGTCTCAGCCCCGATATTAGCGAACAAGACCTCGCCCATGTCGTTGCGCTCTATGATGGCGAGATCGCTTTCACCGACAGCCAACTGGGCGTCCTCTTCGACTCGATGGAGGAACGCGGCCTTCGCCAGGACACGCTCATCGTCGTGACCGCAGACCACGGCGAAGAATTTCTGGAACACGGCAGAATAGGGCACGCCATGCAGGTCTTTGACGAGTCCCTGCGGGTTCCGCTGATCATTTCCTTTCCCGGGAGAATCGAGCCGGGATTGGTGATCGAGGAACAGGTCCGGCTGATGGACTTGCCCCAAACCGTCCTTGGGCTGACTGGGATCAAAGCACCACAGATTGGAATGCCGGCCGACGCGCCGATCCGGAGCATGGATTTGAGCCCCTGGTTGCGAGACGACTTCCTGAAGGGGTCTTTTCCCGAGTTGGTGGCTTTTCCCGAAAACCGCATCTGGGGTTCGGGAAGAACCAGCGTTCGAACGTCCACGGACAAGCTTATTCGGGACGGCGCGTTGGACTACTACGAAGTCTTTGACCTCGGGGCCGATCCCGAGGAAAGAAGCAAAAGGACAGGACACGGCGATGACCTTGCGCGTACCTTGTTCGAACTGCTCGAACTGGAGCGAGGCTGGCAGGAATGGCTGGCGGCGACGCCCGTCGATGCCCCCTTCAGCCGCATCGACGGTGGACTGCGCGCACAGCTCGAAGCTCTCGGTTACGTCGAGTCCGAGCCCGGGACCGTCGCCCCGCCCGCAACCAACCCGCCGGGGCCGAGCAAGCCTGCTCCTTCCCGCTGA
- a CDS encoding NAD(P)/FAD-dependent oxidoreductase, whose translation MTKTAKKRDLRIVIIGAGPGGLCMGVHLRRAGFENFEILEKAPGLGGTWYHNRYPGCACDIPSHLYSYSFEVKKDWSRPYAPQPEILQYLEDCADKYDLRRHCRFGAEVKRVSWAEDQAQWTLALASGEEIRCDAVVSAIGMFNDLNYPEIEGLDTFAGKQFHSARWDWEHDLAGKRVGVIGSAASAVQFVPEIVKDAAQVHYFQRTANWVLPKEDTPYPDEVLDHFRKDPNAAQEIRDQIFNQLNAGGPGIFDMLRPDMEAAGHQNMSVVKDLKVRENLVPTHPWGCKRPLFSNDYYAAFNRPNLELVTEPIDRITPSSIRTADGTDREIDTLVLATGFKTTRYLSAIDVRGREGRSIGDAWTDGAIAYQGVTTAGFPNLFMLYGPNTNSDSLITMIEYHVEHAMLHIERLATDDIDWIDVKPNVMADYNDLLQKEIETIGVWFAGCSDYYRGPSGRIVTQWPRTMGAHRDMLHAIDPEAWETGEASSRPKRS comes from the coding sequence ATGACGAAAACGGCAAAAAAGCGCGATCTGCGTATTGTAATTATCGGGGCGGGCCCAGGTGGGTTGTGCATGGGGGTTCATCTGCGTCGAGCCGGATTCGAGAACTTCGAAATCCTCGAGAAGGCGCCCGGGCTAGGCGGTACGTGGTACCACAACCGCTATCCGGGTTGTGCCTGTGACATCCCCTCGCATCTCTACTCGTACTCGTTCGAGGTCAAAAAGGATTGGTCCCGTCCTTACGCGCCGCAGCCCGAAATTCTCCAATACCTCGAGGATTGCGCGGATAAATACGACCTGCGACGCCACTGTCGCTTCGGCGCAGAGGTGAAACGCGTGAGCTGGGCTGAAGATCAGGCCCAATGGACTTTGGCGCTGGCCTCCGGCGAAGAGATCCGATGCGATGCGGTCGTCAGCGCCATCGGGATGTTCAATGACCTGAATTACCCCGAGATCGAGGGCCTCGATACCTTCGCCGGCAAGCAGTTTCATTCTGCGCGCTGGGATTGGGAACACGATCTGGCGGGCAAGCGTGTCGGGGTAATCGGCAGTGCGGCCAGCGCCGTGCAGTTCGTGCCCGAGATCGTGAAGGACGCAGCCCAGGTGCATTACTTCCAACGCACGGCCAATTGGGTGCTGCCCAAGGAGGACACGCCCTATCCCGATGAAGTGCTCGACCATTTTCGAAAGGATCCCAACGCAGCCCAGGAGATTCGCGACCAAATCTTCAATCAGCTGAATGCTGGCGGACCGGGCATTTTCGACATGCTCCGCCCGGATATGGAAGCGGCCGGCCACCAGAATATGTCGGTGGTAAAAGACCTGAAGGTACGCGAAAATCTGGTCCCCACCCATCCATGGGGCTGCAAACGGCCTCTCTTTTCCAACGATTACTACGCAGCCTTCAATCGACCGAATCTTGAATTGGTGACTGAACCAATCGATCGGATCACTCCTTCCTCGATCCGCACCGCCGACGGCACAGATCGTGAAATCGATACGCTGGTCCTCGCGACCGGGTTCAAGACCACGCGCTATCTTTCAGCCATCGATGTTCGTGGACGTGAAGGCCGCAGCATCGGCGATGCGTGGACCGACGGAGCGATCGCCTACCAGGGCGTGACCACCGCGGGCTTTCCGAATCTCTTCATGCTCTATGGCCCAAACACCAACAGCGACTCCCTGATCACCATGATCGAGTACCACGTCGAGCATGCGATGCTGCATATCGAACGACTCGCCACCGACGATATCGACTGGATCGACGTCAAGCCGAACGTGATGGCCGATTACAACGACCTTCTGCAAAAAGAGATCGAAACCATCGGCGTCTGGTTTGCCGGATGTAGCGACTATTACCGTGGACCGAGCGGTCGCATCGTTACCCAGTGGCCGCGGACGATGGGCGCACACCGCGATATGCTGCATGCGATCGACCCCGAGGCGTGGGAAACCGGCGAAGCGTCCAGTCGACCCAAACGATCCTGA
- a CDS encoding thrombospondin type 3 repeat-containing protein → MVKKESIASNLDCTSGQRKTISTAFSGFLRHTIAGAVVGATLLAQPLAAMAVPGGLDTAFGPGPCLPGYPGFTSVTFNGPGGSCPDDQVMGISGSGRALLWQSAVGSAEEANEGASTEIVVGGSINLGFESETGEIQTAFTSVDLNGDLVPEFRDGGAATSRDGKMTDMYGEVADLLGRDNGAGKRDFIALVESGGGSGFSLAKFGQDGSNKGRSFRSYIARNGVAGMADVDGSDFLVVATDRDASGKSEVLVRRFDATFGHVALGGATEYRIGNSALASTGKSYNASSVFVDQDSGSLYIGGSVNYIVGRIGVLHIDPVVFKVDLATGKLDATFGTNGMAAFSFGGGYSTVAAVNQLSDGTLVVGGNTQVPAMSGGFFNGMVVAMLDSASGSMVNVRQITLSNGKIAAIAVDSVDRVVVAGSADGPTAQQSPAVAVARLMPDLSMDPLFGVGGITVAPASDDESRALDVIVDPVMGDIYVAAEAEFPGFMGTQYPQLTLGRFFGGPNCFDGRIDPSEADTDGDGIEDRCDNCLSTPNPDQSDLDGDGLGDACDNCDDVPNLDQLDRDGDGAGDVCDNCVDTPNLDQSDVDSDGFGDVCDNCMDVCNPDQADTDGDCSIHAQGPNQCGDVCDVCPNTDVESTMCNSIRSGSNPERANVDCCLSDPDSAPVVEGISVGPDGESCTLSMVDEYIESQNDMVELKLPHGVVTADTSFSIEEQTRSKLERVATGDYGHYWGGLGENSGATHVVNVEFNPDAGSSAMTFAKNVVIKLKWENKTGTDKVVGTNKSEKKFAPRWIDADPGTSSTSPATNNLIAGMCEDQQCGSVDADGFPLDWGTDKDGNPNVRFDDASLRACCDMARNFYAFETSHFSSYAGMTKNCSEAVRPSMKIKNLHRSGAQQKLDLRFDMVVDPEEELTWNPAETGIRVRLQADGNAVPVDLEVPGGLYSRETGEGWKAIRGGFKWASKQGPGGLSKVILKDRGQGQIQVKVQGKAMLLATSIGNALKASVDLTPKSFSPFCAEAGEGDSWSCVMNRGGTTMTCR, encoded by the coding sequence ATGGTTAAAAAGGAATCGATCGCAAGCAACCTCGACTGCACTTCGGGGCAACGTAAAACAATCAGCACGGCCTTCTCTGGCTTCCTGCGTCATACCATAGCGGGCGCGGTCGTGGGAGCGACCCTGCTCGCGCAACCGTTGGCCGCAATGGCGGTCCCGGGGGGCCTCGATACCGCTTTCGGACCGGGACCCTGCCTGCCGGGGTATCCCGGCTTCACATCTGTCACCTTTAACGGACCGGGCGGCTCCTGTCCGGACGATCAGGTGATGGGTATTTCCGGATCGGGCCGCGCTCTCCTCTGGCAGTCCGCCGTCGGCTCGGCGGAAGAGGCGAACGAGGGTGCATCGACCGAGATTGTTGTGGGCGGATCAATCAATCTGGGCTTTGAGAGCGAAACAGGCGAAATCCAGACAGCATTTACCTCGGTAGACCTCAACGGAGACCTTGTGCCGGAATTTCGGGATGGCGGAGCGGCAACTTCACGCGATGGCAAAATGACTGATATGTACGGTGAGGTCGCGGACCTTCTGGGGCGCGACAATGGTGCCGGGAAGCGTGACTTTATCGCTCTGGTGGAATCGGGTGGTGGTAGCGGTTTTTCGCTGGCGAAGTTCGGTCAGGACGGCTCGAACAAGGGACGCAGCTTTCGTTCCTACATCGCGCGTAACGGAGTGGCCGGCATGGCGGATGTCGATGGGAGCGATTTTCTCGTCGTTGCTACTGACCGTGATGCCAGCGGCAAGTCCGAGGTTCTCGTTCGTCGTTTCGATGCGACCTTTGGGCATGTCGCGCTGGGCGGTGCCACAGAGTACCGGATTGGAAATAGTGCCCTGGCGTCCACCGGGAAATCCTATAACGCAAGCTCCGTGTTCGTCGATCAGGACTCTGGCAGCCTCTACATCGGTGGATCGGTAAACTATATCGTTGGCCGGATTGGTGTTCTGCACATTGACCCTGTCGTGTTCAAGGTAGATTTGGCTACGGGAAAACTGGATGCGACCTTTGGCACCAACGGCATGGCCGCCTTCTCTTTTGGGGGAGGCTATAGTACGGTCGCTGCGGTCAATCAGTTGAGCGACGGTACGCTCGTGGTTGGCGGCAACACGCAGGTTCCCGCCATGTCGGGCGGCTTCTTCAACGGCATGGTGGTGGCCATGCTCGACAGTGCCTCCGGCTCAATGGTGAACGTCCGTCAGATCACACTTTCCAATGGCAAGATCGCTGCGATTGCGGTCGACAGTGTCGACCGTGTCGTGGTCGCAGGTAGCGCGGATGGCCCGACCGCCCAACAGAGCCCGGCTGTGGCGGTTGCACGGCTGATGCCTGACCTCTCCATGGATCCTCTGTTCGGCGTTGGCGGCATCACGGTAGCGCCGGCTTCCGACGATGAGAGCCGCGCCCTCGACGTGATTGTCGATCCCGTGATGGGTGATATCTACGTTGCTGCCGAAGCAGAGTTTCCGGGCTTCATGGGCACGCAATATCCGCAATTGACCCTTGGACGTTTCTTCGGTGGTCCGAATTGCTTCGATGGTCGGATCGATCCCAGCGAAGCGGATACAGACGGTGATGGCATCGAGGATCGTTGCGATAACTGCCTTTCGACTCCCAACCCGGATCAGTCCGATCTGGATGGTGATGGGCTCGGTGATGCCTGTGACAACTGCGATGACGTTCCTAACCTCGACCAGTTGGACAGGGACGGCGACGGCGCCGGTGATGTCTGCGACAACTGCGTCGACACTCCGAACCTGGACCAATCAGATGTTGATAGTGACGGTTTTGGAGATGTCTGCGATAACTGCATGGACGTTTGCAACCCAGACCAGGCAGACACCGATGGTGACTGTTCGATCCACGCGCAGGGGCCCAATCAATGCGGCGACGTCTGTGATGTATGCCCGAACACCGATGTGGAAAGCACGATGTGCAACAGCATTCGCAGCGGCAGCAACCCAGAACGTGCGAACGTGGACTGCTGCCTTTCGGATCCCGATTCGGCACCTGTCGTAGAGGGTATCTCCGTTGGCCCTGATGGCGAGTCTTGCACGCTCTCGATGGTTGACGAGTATATCGAATCTCAAAACGATATGGTCGAGCTCAAGTTGCCTCACGGCGTCGTCACCGCCGACACCAGCTTCTCGATCGAGGAACAAACTCGCAGCAAGCTGGAGCGGGTAGCCACCGGCGACTACGGACACTACTGGGGGGGGCTCGGCGAAAACTCCGGCGCGACCCACGTGGTGAACGTGGAATTCAACCCGGATGCGGGATCTTCGGCGATGACATTCGCCAAGAACGTCGTGATCAAGCTGAAGTGGGAAAACAAGACGGGTACAGACAAGGTGGTTGGTACGAACAAGAGCGAGAAGAAGTTCGCGCCTCGCTGGATCGATGCCGATCCCGGTACCAGCTCGACCTCCCCGGCGACGAACAATCTCATTGCGGGCATGTGCGAAGACCAGCAGTGTGGCTCCGTCGACGCTGATGGTTTTCCGCTGGACTGGGGAACCGACAAAGACGGAAATCCTAACGTCCGGTTCGATGATGCAAGTCTGCGGGCGTGTTGCGATATGGCCAGGAACTTCTACGCCTTCGAGACCTCCCACTTCAGCAGCTACGCGGGAATGACGAAGAATTGCTCGGAAGCGGTGCGACCGTCGATGAAAATCAAGAACCTGCACCGTTCAGGTGCCCAGCAGAAGCTCGATCTGCGATTCGACATGGTGGTCGACCCAGAGGAGGAATTGACCTGGAACCCGGCAGAGACGGGCATCCGAGTTCGACTTCAGGCCGACGGCAATGCAGTCCCTGTGGACCTGGAAGTTCCCGGAGGGCTTTACAGCCGCGAAACCGGCGAAGGTTGGAAGGCGATCAGGGGTGGCTTCAAATGGGCGAGCAAGCAGGGACCCGGCGGTCTCTCCAAGGTTATCCTGAAGGATCGCGGTCAGGGTCAGATTCAGGTCAAGGTGCAGGGCAAGGCGATGCTCCTTGCCACTTCCATCGGGAATGCCCTCAAGGCAAGTGTCGACCTGACGCCCAAATCCTTCTCTCCCTTCTGCGCGGAAGCCGGAGAAGGTGATTCCTGGAGTTGTGTCATGAATCGAGGGGGTACGACCATGACCTGCCGCTAA
- a CDS encoding DUF3556 domain-containing protein has translation MAKDPLTDSLAEDLPPYEPQRIIDASFPERIRLACTTWADSSPNRPSVMALYWGKYFIGLIGIWAFWCSFNVGYPGFLQFGEWAFTAEAFKKAIVWSMTWELLGFGCGWGPMNARFDKFFGGYRHFARPGTIKLPLFRGAPLIGGDTRNYIDVIAYVLAQLSLFRVLFAPEVTPALLLPCFVLVALNGVLDKTLFLAARYEHYWVVMGAMIFAAANDLWIAGAMLTWSFIWIWAAVSKWNGHFPSVIMFMMNNGPFFPKVLKKRLFRNFPDDLRPSAMAKKIAIFGHISEIAIPFILLAAALTGSTELLLAGCILLTGFHGFIGLNNPNGMPVEWNILMIYGGWFLFWFHPEMSVLDMSGMPLLLAVMLFSLAVVPAYGNLVPSRVSFLPSMRYYAGNWAYNVWLFRKNGSVEKLKKLKKVGGTVNDQLADLLEDPKEFEVAKVMMGVSRFMHFEGRPLFEALPVAVDQIDEYEWYEGEVLGGTILGWNFGDGHLNGHQLVRAIQPLCEFEEGELRVISVEGQPLFGETMHWTVYDAASGEVANGETQMSDYEEHQPWPVGDVAKALE, from the coding sequence GTGGCAAAAGACCCCCTGACCGATAGCCTGGCGGAAGATCTGCCGCCCTATGAGCCCCAGCGCATCATCGATGCCTCATTCCCCGAGCGGATTCGATTGGCCTGCACCACGTGGGCGGACTCGAGTCCGAACCGGCCGAGCGTAATGGCGCTTTACTGGGGCAAATACTTCATCGGCCTGATCGGGATCTGGGCCTTTTGGTGCAGCTTCAACGTTGGCTACCCCGGATTCCTTCAGTTCGGGGAATGGGCGTTTACGGCCGAGGCCTTCAAGAAGGCGATCGTCTGGTCGATGACCTGGGAGCTTTTGGGGTTCGGGTGCGGTTGGGGGCCGATGAATGCGCGTTTCGACAAGTTTTTCGGTGGCTATCGCCATTTCGCACGCCCCGGCACCATCAAGCTGCCGCTATTTCGCGGGGCACCGCTGATTGGTGGCGACACGCGGAACTATATCGATGTGATCGCCTATGTTCTGGCGCAGCTTTCTCTGTTTCGGGTGCTCTTTGCCCCTGAGGTCACACCCGCTTTGCTGCTTCCCTGTTTCGTGCTCGTCGCCCTGAACGGAGTGCTCGACAAGACGCTCTTTCTCGCCGCCCGCTACGAACACTATTGGGTCGTGATGGGCGCGATGATCTTTGCCGCCGCCAATGATCTCTGGATTGCCGGTGCGATGCTGACCTGGTCATTCATCTGGATCTGGGCTGCGGTATCGAAGTGGAACGGCCACTTCCCCTCGGTGATCATGTTCATGATGAACAACGGTCCTTTTTTTCCGAAAGTCCTGAAGAAGCGGCTTTTCCGGAATTTTCCCGACGATCTCCGTCCCTCTGCGATGGCCAAGAAAATCGCAATCTTCGGCCATATCTCCGAAATCGCGATTCCCTTCATCCTTCTTGCCGCGGCGCTTACCGGAAGCACTGAGCTGCTGCTCGCCGGTTGCATTCTCTTGACCGGCTTCCACGGATTCATCGGCCTGAACAACCCCAATGGGATGCCGGTGGAGTGGAACATCCTCATGATCTATGGCGGTTGGTTTCTCTTCTGGTTCCACCCCGAAATGTCGGTACTGGACATGAGTGGGATGCCGCTGCTGCTGGCGGTGATGCTTTTCTCGCTGGCGGTGGTGCCGGCATATGGCAATCTGGTGCCCTCGCGCGTCTCGTTCCTGCCCTCGATGCGCTATTACGCTGGCAACTGGGCGTATAATGTCTGGCTCTTTCGGAAGAATGGATCGGTCGAGAAGCTGAAAAAGCTCAAGAAGGTCGGCGGCACGGTCAACGACCAACTGGCCGATCTGCTCGAAGACCCCAAGGAATTTGAAGTCGCCAAGGTGATGATGGGCGTGAGCAGGTTCATGCATTTCGAAGGCCGTCCGCTTTTCGAGGCGCTGCCTGTCGCGGTGGACCAGATCGACGAATACGAATGGTACGAGGGCGAGGTTCTCGGCGGCACGATTCTCGGTTGGAACTTCGGTGATGGCCACCTGAACGGCCATCAATTGGTCCGCGCTATCCAGCCCCTCTGCGAATTTGAGGAAGGCGAACTCCGGGTCATTTCCGTCGAAGGTCAGCCGCTCTTCGGTGAGACGATGCACTGGACCGTCTACGACGCCGCCTCCGGCGAGGTCGCAAACGGCGAGACCCAGATGTCCGATTATGAAGAGCACCAGCCCTGGCCCGTCGGGGACGTGGCCAAGGCTCTGGAGTAG
- a CDS encoding Zn-ribbon domain-containing OB-fold protein, giving the protein MSERFFPDAMPSPMADNITLPWWQHAAEHRLVVQRCTACGATRIPPSPVCATCRSEESEWQEVTGRGEVYTFTAVHRAIAPDQPLPTVIAVISLEGSGGLRIMSNLVDVDPEKIEIGMPVEVVWEDMSEDLAVPRFRPASS; this is encoded by the coding sequence ATGAGCGAGAGATTCTTTCCGGATGCAATGCCGTCGCCGATGGCCGACAATATCACCCTGCCCTGGTGGCAACATGCCGCCGAACATCGATTGGTCGTTCAGCGCTGCACCGCCTGTGGGGCGACGCGGATTCCGCCCTCGCCGGTCTGTGCGACCTGTCGCTCGGAAGAGTCCGAGTGGCAGGAAGTCACCGGCCGCGGTGAGGTCTACACCTTCACGGCCGTCCACCGCGCCATCGCACCCGATCAGCCGCTGCCGACCGTAATTGCGGTCATCTCCCTCGAAGGCTCCGGTGGCTTGCGCATCATGTCGAATCTGGTGGACGTCGATCCGGAGAAGATCGAGATCGGCATGCCCGTCGAAGTTGTCTGGGAAGATATGAGCGAGGACCTTGCCGTGCCGCGTTTCCGCCCCGCCTCATCCTAG
- a CDS encoding alpha/beta hydrolase: MSESRYFETRGLRLHYLDWGGEGPVVVLAHGLLEHAHAFDGLAPLLRDAGYHPVALDWRGHGDSDWGGAGAYYHFAEYVADLGFLVRHLGDKVCLVGHSMGGNVSVQYAGTEPERVLAMVNIEGLGPPGADFSVAPEKFAKWIDDLERIEGRILKPFAREAAVRRLHEGFPLLDENSARHMVLHGTRAVEGGYLWKYDPLHRTTSPQPYYSQQAWEFWKRVQCPMLYIDGGSSAVAMSMAEIAGRVEATGAQRVTMPGVRHHPHLECPEDLAALIADFLRQSIAGGTA, from the coding sequence GTGAGTGAAAGCCGGTATTTCGAGACGCGAGGACTGCGCCTGCACTATCTGGATTGGGGCGGGGAAGGGCCGGTGGTTGTTCTCGCCCATGGACTTCTGGAACATGCGCATGCCTTCGACGGGCTGGCGCCACTCCTGCGCGACGCGGGCTATCACCCGGTCGCCCTCGATTGGCGCGGGCATGGAGACTCGGATTGGGGCGGCGCCGGGGCCTACTATCATTTTGCGGAATACGTGGCCGATCTGGGCTTTCTGGTCCGCCACCTCGGCGACAAGGTCTGCCTTGTCGGCCATTCCATGGGCGGCAATGTGTCGGTGCAATATGCGGGAACCGAACCGGAGCGGGTCCTGGCGATGGTCAATATCGAAGGCTTGGGCCCCCCCGGCGCAGATTTCTCGGTCGCACCGGAGAAGTTTGCCAAATGGATCGATGATCTCGAGCGGATCGAGGGCCGCATCCTGAAGCCTTTTGCTCGTGAAGCCGCCGTGCGTCGATTGCACGAAGGTTTTCCTCTTCTCGATGAGAATTCTGCTCGTCATATGGTGTTGCATGGGACGCGCGCGGTGGAGGGCGGCTATCTCTGGAAATACGACCCATTACACCGGACCACGTCGCCGCAGCCGTACTATTCTCAACAGGCCTGGGAATTCTGGAAACGAGTCCAGTGTCCGATGCTCTATATCGACGGCGGCTCCAGCGCGGTTGCGATGTCGATGGCCGAGATCGCCGGCCGCGTTGAGGCAACGGGTGCGCAGCGGGTGACAATGCCCGGAGTGAGGCATCATCCTCATCTTGAGTGCCCGGAGGATTTGGCCGCCTTGATTGCGGACTTTCTGCGCCAATCGATAGCGGGCGGCACGGCCTAG